One Umboniibacter marinipuniceus DNA window includes the following coding sequences:
- a CDS encoding FadR/GntR family transcriptional regulator has protein sequence MTQSRAATSQRLYQRVVAEIERGLDEGLYPIGSRLPTERELAADLNVSRPTIREAMIALEVKGRVVVKMGSGVYVIEPASAPLSATKFSPFEVTEARVVLEGEAAALAAVMISEGEVEALREVYQEMVDENDRGDLTSEVADLKFHLIIAKATNNRWLLESIDSLLKIQQQSPEILEAHKSVCKQDGATRLKEHMAIIKAMEQRDPSAARKAMRSHFARGLKAMHDVSEAQEVERVRKEVMARRQRFSVNSLFD, from the coding sequence ATGACCCAGTCAAGAGCAGCAACCAGCCAAAGACTTTACCAGCGTGTTGTAGCGGAAATCGAGCGAGGGCTCGACGAGGGGCTCTACCCTATTGGTAGTCGCTTGCCAACTGAAAGGGAATTGGCGGCGGACCTCAACGTTAGTCGGCCAACCATTCGAGAGGCTATGATTGCCCTAGAGGTTAAAGGCCGAGTGGTAGTCAAGATGGGGTCAGGCGTTTATGTTATTGAGCCAGCCTCAGCACCTTTATCGGCAACGAAATTTAGCCCGTTTGAGGTAACCGAGGCCCGAGTTGTATTAGAAGGCGAAGCGGCGGCGTTAGCGGCTGTTATGATTTCGGAAGGCGAAGTAGAAGCGCTTCGTGAAGTCTATCAAGAGATGGTTGATGAAAATGATCGTGGCGACCTGACTTCAGAAGTCGCGGATTTAAAGTTCCACCTAATTATTGCTAAAGCCACCAACAATCGTTGGCTTTTAGAAAGCATCGATAGCCTCCTAAAGATCCAGCAACAGAGTCCAGAAATTTTAGAGGCTCACAAGTCGGTTTGTAAGCAAGATGGAGCTACTCGACTAAAAGAACATATGGCAATTATTAAAGCGATGGAGCAGCGAGACCCTTCGGCAGCTAGGAAGGCTATGCGATCTCACTTCGCTCGAGGTTTAAAAGCTATGCACGATGTCTCGGAAGCTCAGGAAGTTGAACGAGTTAGAAAAGAAGTTATGGCTCGACGACAACGATTCTCTGTCAATAGTTTATTCGACTAG
- a CDS encoding bifunctional 4-hydroxy-2-oxoglutarate aldolase/2-dehydro-3-deoxy-phosphogluconate aldolase: protein MSQSYTIAEITAQCPVIPVIVINDLEDVIPLGTALIKGGLTVLELTLRTEQGLEAIRLLRSTFPDAIVGAGTVLTPEDLELAIAAGSQFVVSPGTTRELAAAIKAANIPALPGVSTVSEAMELAQLGFKHLKLFPAEAIGGIKLLKSIAGPLSQLSFCTTGGITPSNAKDYLALPNVPCVGGTWMVSNELIANKNWGEIQRLASEAAVAS, encoded by the coding sequence ATGAGCCAATCCTACACCATCGCCGAGATCACCGCGCAGTGCCCGGTTATTCCAGTCATCGTCATCAATGATCTCGAAGATGTAATTCCTCTCGGCACCGCGCTGATTAAAGGCGGACTTACCGTTCTAGAACTAACACTCCGAACCGAGCAAGGCCTGGAGGCCATTCGACTACTAAGATCTACCTTTCCCGACGCCATTGTTGGCGCGGGAACAGTGCTCACTCCTGAAGATCTAGAACTAGCCATTGCCGCAGGGTCGCAGTTCGTTGTCTCACCCGGCACTACTCGAGAACTCGCTGCAGCGATTAAAGCGGCGAACATTCCTGCACTTCCCGGTGTTTCTACCGTCAGCGAAGCAATGGAACTAGCTCAGTTAGGTTTCAAGCACTTGAAGCTATTTCCGGCGGAAGCCATCGGTGGCATTAAGCTGCTCAAATCGATTGCGGGACCACTTTCACAGCTTTCATTCTGCACCACCGGGGGAATCACGCCGAGTAATGCTAAAGATTACCTAGCACTTCCTAATGTCCCGTGCGTAGGTGGCACCTGGATGGTTTCGAATGAATTGATTGCTAATAAGAACTGGGGTGAAATTCAAAGGCTAGCCAGCGAGGCCGCTGTCGCTAGCTGA
- a CDS encoding sugar kinase, with protein MITFAETNKKIAIIGECMAEVSQLSLQPGEASSDAKLSFGGDTLNCAIYMAREGVSPAFITSIGDDFVSDWMLSCWQEEAVDCQYVSQEPGSAPGLYAIRTDSDGERSFTYWRSGSPASRMFDSETKINRVFTALEQFDLVFLSGISLAIISDQDKEQIIERLGHYRKAGGLVVFDGNYRQQLWDSLASTRLWYDRLYKEVDIALATLDDEQKIYPGSTQEDVAERLLASGVSEVVLKLGEKGCSIYDPSTQKGIAVSTTPVKPVDTTSAGDSFNGAYLAQRIQGENPLEAAKHANQVAAHVVMHKGAIVPKSIYGVEK; from the coding sequence GTGATTACCTTTGCAGAAACAAACAAAAAAATTGCCATTATCGGCGAATGCATGGCCGAAGTAAGTCAGCTCAGTCTTCAGCCAGGCGAAGCGAGTAGTGACGCAAAGCTCTCCTTCGGTGGAGACACACTTAATTGCGCAATCTACATGGCACGCGAAGGGGTTTCACCCGCCTTCATCACCTCAATAGGCGATGATTTTGTCAGTGATTGGATGCTGTCGTGCTGGCAGGAAGAAGCGGTTGACTGTCAATACGTTTCTCAAGAGCCAGGCAGTGCGCCCGGTCTCTATGCAATCAGAACGGACAGTGATGGTGAGCGAAGTTTCACCTATTGGCGAAGCGGTTCTCCAGCAAGCCGAATGTTCGACAGCGAGACGAAAATCAACCGAGTCTTCACCGCGCTTGAGCAATTCGACCTGGTTTTTCTGAGCGGCATTTCACTTGCCATCATAAGTGATCAGGACAAGGAACAAATTATTGAACGTTTAGGGCACTACCGCAAAGCCGGGGGATTGGTCGTATTTGACGGCAACTACCGACAGCAACTTTGGGATAGTTTAGCATCTACTCGGTTGTGGTATGACCGCCTCTATAAGGAAGTCGACATCGCCCTCGCGACACTCGACGACGAACAAAAGATCTACCCGGGTAGCACCCAAGAAGATGTTGCTGAGCGCCTGCTTGCTAGTGGCGTCAGCGAGGTAGTGTTAAAGCTGGGCGAGAAAGGCTGCTCAATTTATGATCCAAGCACTCAAAAAGGGATCGCTGTCTCGACGACCCCTGTAAAACCCGTTGACACAACGTCTGCTGGCGACTCATTTAACGGTGCGTATCTCGCTCAGCGGATCCAAGGCGAAAATCCGCTAGAAGCGGCTAAGCACGCTAACCAAGTGGCAGCCCACGTTGTCATGCATAAAGGCGCAATTGTTCCAAAATCAATCTACGGAGTTGAGAAATGA
- a CDS encoding SDR family NAD(P)-dependent oxidoreductase — translation MKLKNKVAIVSGGSRDIGKSISLKLASEGAKVVVNYYGNQENAERTLAEIREAGGEAIIVKADVTTADGAQSLVDAALENFGDTVDILVNVAGGLVARKPLLEMDEDFFDQVLRLNLHSTFLLTKAVVPVMRNGASIINLASQAGRDGGGPGASAYATSKGAVMTFTRAMAKELGPQGIRVNAICPGMISTTFHDTFTQDNVRSNVANSTPLKREGHPDEMGDVVAFLASTDSSFLTGVNLDTNGGLLFS, via the coding sequence ATGAAACTAAAGAACAAAGTCGCAATCGTTAGCGGCGGGTCACGTGATATCGGTAAATCTATATCACTAAAGCTTGCGTCCGAGGGCGCCAAGGTAGTTGTTAACTATTATGGCAACCAGGAAAATGCAGAGCGAACGCTTGCTGAAATCCGCGAAGCAGGTGGCGAGGCAATCATCGTAAAGGCCGACGTAACGACCGCTGACGGAGCGCAGAGTCTAGTTGACGCGGCATTGGAGAACTTTGGCGATACGGTTGATATTCTAGTCAATGTTGCCGGTGGCCTCGTGGCCAGAAAGCCACTCCTTGAAATGGATGAAGATTTCTTTGATCAAGTACTTCGACTGAACCTTCATAGCACCTTTCTCCTTACAAAAGCGGTTGTACCCGTTATGCGAAATGGCGCAAGTATTATCAATTTGGCTTCGCAGGCAGGGCGAGACGGTGGCGGCCCGGGGGCTTCGGCTTACGCAACATCGAAGGGAGCTGTCATGACCTTCACCCGCGCAATGGCGAAAGAGCTTGGCCCCCAGGGTATTCGTGTTAATGCAATTTGCCCAGGGATGATTAGCACCACTTTCCACGATACGTTCACACAAGATAACGTACGCTCAAACGTTGCCAACAGCACTCCTTTGAAGCGAGAGGGACACCCTGACGAGATGGGAGACGTAGTTGCATTCCTCGCGTCAACGGACTCTTCATTCCTAACAGGGGTAAATCTGGATACCAACGGCGGGCTATTGTTCTCGTGA
- a CDS encoding heparinase II/III domain-containing protein, whose amino-acid sequence MFVLFRSFITIFFISYASSAAAAHPNLVINTDDVDTMRQAVDSPSGRFTVAYNDLLTRLEPIIESGVDVPVPVDSGGGYTHEQHKLNYRLLYDAGIAFQVSGDERYSDFVRDTLLEYAELYPNLSLHPKHRPNATNPGRLFWQSLNEAVWLVYSIQAYDLVYNSLSSSERDRIEAGVLRPMALFLSEDSPTTFNKVHNHGTWVTAAVGMTGFVLDEPLWVDRALYDLELSGEGGFLKQIDELFSSDGYYSEGPYYQRYALMPFVTFAKAIENNRPNLRIFEYRDNLLLKAIDTTIQLSYDGLFFGINDAIKSKGIVTDELVLAVAIAYSQTGDRSLLSVADAQDQTILSGDGLLVAQALDDNLAEDYQMRSQAFLDGPNDDQGALVVLRSNDSVLVGSEGQALVFKATSQGLGHGHFDKLSIQWFDRGEEVYTDYGAARFLNIESKNGGRYLPENETYAKQTIAHNTLVVNETSHFDGDVKLGNLNAPTLNTFNVSEELVLTSATINTAYDGVLLGRTLVSFDLAGESVVLDIFDVEAETESTLDLPVHYNGQLINTSTDIHSEPSLQPLSDRNGYQHLWLRGTAQPGAGLTQHTVLGENNRFYTHSSILPDRAQVLYVETGANDPDFNLVHQQAFITRIQGAAQNRFVSLFEPHGEYNPAKEYTLEASSRVAAMDVIEDENGLTVYISLTDGSQCAVAIAQDAAGISESAELTCE is encoded by the coding sequence ATGTTTGTCCTATTTCGTTCATTTATTACTATCTTTTTTATAAGCTATGCATCCTCTGCCGCGGCGGCGCATCCAAATTTGGTTATCAACACTGACGACGTCGATACGATGCGTCAGGCGGTAGATAGCCCTTCAGGAAGGTTCACAGTTGCTTACAACGACTTGCTGACTCGACTAGAGCCAATCATCGAATCAGGGGTCGACGTCCCTGTTCCGGTTGATTCGGGCGGCGGTTACACTCACGAGCAACACAAGCTCAACTATCGCCTACTCTATGACGCGGGCATCGCATTCCAAGTTTCAGGAGACGAGCGCTACTCGGACTTCGTTCGCGACACGCTGCTTGAGTATGCTGAGTTATATCCAAACCTCTCGCTCCACCCGAAACATCGCCCTAATGCGACTAACCCAGGTAGGTTGTTTTGGCAAAGCCTTAATGAGGCCGTTTGGCTTGTGTATTCAATTCAAGCTTATGATTTGGTTTACAACTCCCTAAGCAGCTCAGAGCGAGATCGTATTGAAGCCGGCGTTCTCCGACCAATGGCGCTCTTTCTCTCCGAGGATTCCCCAACCACTTTCAACAAAGTGCATAATCACGGCACGTGGGTGACAGCAGCTGTTGGCATGACGGGCTTTGTCCTCGACGAACCTCTATGGGTAGATCGAGCCCTCTATGACCTAGAACTTTCCGGTGAAGGCGGTTTTCTAAAACAGATTGACGAGCTCTTTTCGTCGGACGGTTACTATTCTGAAGGCCCATACTACCAGCGCTACGCGCTGATGCCGTTTGTGACCTTTGCAAAGGCTATTGAGAATAATCGCCCTAACCTACGCATCTTTGAATATCGTGACAACCTGCTGCTCAAAGCGATTGATACCACTATCCAACTTAGTTACGACGGTCTATTTTTCGGCATCAACGACGCAATCAAATCAAAGGGGATCGTGACCGACGAACTTGTTCTCGCGGTAGCCATTGCCTACTCGCAAACAGGTGATAGAAGCCTTTTAAGTGTTGCGGACGCACAAGATCAAACCATTCTCAGTGGGGATGGCTTACTAGTCGCTCAAGCGCTAGATGACAATCTAGCCGAGGACTATCAAATGCGCTCTCAAGCTTTTCTTGACGGCCCCAATGATGATCAGGGAGCACTTGTTGTATTGCGGAGTAATGATTCCGTTCTGGTTGGCTCTGAAGGGCAGGCTTTAGTGTTTAAGGCCACGTCGCAGGGCCTAGGGCATGGGCATTTCGACAAGCTGAGCATTCAATGGTTTGACCGTGGCGAAGAGGTCTATACGGATTACGGCGCGGCAAGATTTCTCAATATCGAATCCAAAAACGGCGGACGCTATCTGCCTGAAAACGAAACCTATGCCAAGCAAACAATTGCCCACAATACCTTGGTAGTTAACGAAACCTCTCATTTTGATGGTGACGTTAAATTAGGCAATTTAAATGCACCAACCCTTAATACCTTCAACGTTAGCGAGGAGTTAGTACTCACTAGCGCGACAATCAATACAGCCTACGATGGCGTGCTACTAGGTAGAACACTGGTTAGTTTTGATTTAGCAGGTGAGTCGGTCGTTTTGGATATTTTTGACGTCGAGGCAGAAACCGAGAGCACGCTAGACCTTCCCGTTCACTACAACGGCCAGCTCATTAATACTTCCACCGACATTCACAGTGAACCCTCACTGCAGCCACTATCAGATCGTAACGGCTATCAGCACTTATGGCTCCGCGGCACCGCCCAACCAGGAGCTGGGCTGACTCAGCACACCGTTTTAGGCGAAAATAATCGTTTCTATACCCACAGTTCAATTCTTCCGGATCGAGCACAAGTGCTGTACGTAGAAACGGGCGCGAACGATCCTGACTTCAACTTAGTTCATCAACAGGCCTTCATTACCCGTATCCAAGGTGCCGCGCAGAACCGCTTTGTGAGCTTATTCGAGCCACACGGTGAATATAACCCAGCTAAGGAGTATACCCTGGAGGCGAGTAGTCGCGTGGCTGCGATGGATGTCATTGAAGATGAAAACGGACTCACTGTTTACATTTCGTTAACCGACGGCTCTCAGTGCGCAGTGGCGATAGCGCAAGATGCGGCAGGCATTAGCGAATCTGCAGAATTGACCTGCGAGTAG
- a CDS encoding polysaccharide lyase 6 family protein: protein MKLRSKIAALATGFICTCSIAENYFVTSPSDYESIAKSLEAGDNVVLANGEWEDFELLLAGQGTAEEPITLSAEEAGKVILTGQSNLRLVGQHLIVSGLTFRDGYTPSSAVIEFRRNKEAVAFDSRVTNVVIENYSNPDRFESDFWVSMYGQRNRVDHSAFVGKTNKGVTFAVRLNTEESQSNHHRIDHNYFGHRPELGSNGGETLRIGTSHYSLSDSFTLVENNVFDRTNGEVEIISVKSGKNTIRNNLFYEARGTLTLRHGNGNLIEGNVFLGNGVDHTGGVRIINADQVVRNNYFEGLRGYRFGSGFTVMNGVPNSPINRYHQVDNALIENNTLVDVSHIQFAAGSDDERSAAPINSTFRNNLIVNTDGKSPFTAFDSVDGINFSNNLTVGFNDEMLGRSDTLDEDQLARDERGLLSTKDNLRIGASRLQAATFEAVGPQWYEKKRSDIYFGAGREITISPNEDAIFDAIEAAQDGDVIVLSPGSYNVRKVLPVSRIISIVAKDPSETTISFERQTLFEIRNHGSLRLEGLTISGAESPDSSGNTVIRTQKWGMFRNYRLELLNNTFESLDINRSFHLFESGARAFATEIIIQGNTISDVSGNLLVLDKEIDDLGIYNAEYVTITDNTLSNVKGSLISLYRGGRDESTFGPHFLLANNNIDNVGSSEALVYLHGVQVTSIKENSFKNSGPIVIEHTVGEPISRIESNCFQSTGEISVVELVAPGNHTAHLDNPSC from the coding sequence ATGAAACTACGCTCCAAAATAGCGGCATTAGCTACTGGCTTTATTTGCACCTGCTCCATTGCAGAGAATTACTTCGTCACCTCACCGTCAGATTATGAATCGATCGCCAAGTCATTGGAGGCGGGAGATAACGTCGTGCTCGCAAATGGAGAGTGGGAAGACTTCGAATTACTTTTAGCTGGTCAAGGGACCGCTGAGGAACCGATAACACTGAGCGCCGAAGAGGCTGGCAAAGTTATTCTTACAGGGCAGTCAAACCTTCGTTTAGTAGGTCAGCACTTGATCGTTTCAGGCCTAACATTTAGAGATGGTTACACCCCAAGCAGTGCAGTGATCGAGTTTCGCCGCAACAAGGAAGCCGTTGCGTTTGACTCGCGGGTAACTAATGTTGTGATTGAGAACTATAGCAACCCTGATCGCTTCGAGTCCGATTTTTGGGTCTCAATGTATGGCCAGCGAAATCGTGTCGATCATAGTGCGTTTGTCGGTAAGACAAACAAAGGCGTGACCTTTGCAGTTCGGCTTAACACTGAAGAAAGCCAGAGCAACCATCACCGCATTGATCACAACTACTTCGGCCATCGCCCCGAGCTCGGCTCCAATGGCGGCGAAACGCTGCGTATTGGCACCTCCCATTACTCCCTTAGCGATTCTTTCACGCTTGTTGAAAATAACGTCTTCGATCGCACCAATGGCGAAGTAGAGATCATATCCGTTAAGTCTGGCAAAAACACAATCCGGAACAATCTCTTCTACGAAGCGCGCGGGACGCTCACACTTCGCCATGGCAACGGAAACTTGATTGAAGGAAACGTTTTTCTAGGTAACGGCGTCGATCATACTGGCGGTGTTCGCATCATTAACGCAGACCAAGTCGTTCGCAACAACTACTTTGAAGGGCTGCGTGGCTACCGATTTGGCAGTGGATTTACTGTAATGAACGGCGTACCGAACTCACCGATTAATCGCTACCACCAAGTCGACAACGCACTCATCGAGAACAATACCCTAGTTGATGTCTCCCACATTCAGTTCGCTGCAGGCAGCGACGATGAGCGCTCTGCAGCGCCCATAAATTCAACTTTCAGAAACAATTTAATTGTAAACACCGATGGCAAATCGCCATTCACCGCTTTTGATAGCGTTGATGGCATTAACTTCAGCAACAACTTGACGGTAGGATTCAACGACGAGATGTTGGGCCGTAGCGACACTCTCGATGAAGACCAACTAGCTCGCGATGAGCGCGGGCTATTGTCGACCAAAGATAATTTACGGATCGGCGCCAGCCGTCTGCAAGCGGCAACTTTTGAGGCCGTTGGCCCGCAATGGTACGAGAAAAAGCGCAGCGATATTTATTTCGGAGCTGGCCGCGAAATTACTATTTCTCCGAATGAAGACGCCATTTTTGACGCCATCGAGGCCGCTCAGGATGGCGATGTGATTGTTCTGTCGCCCGGTAGCTATAATGTGCGCAAGGTGCTTCCGGTCAGTAGAATTATTTCCATCGTGGCTAAGGATCCATCCGAGACTACAATCAGTTTCGAGCGTCAAACGTTATTCGAAATCCGCAATCACGGTAGTTTAAGGCTTGAAGGACTTACTATTTCCGGCGCCGAAAGCCCCGACTCTTCAGGGAATACAGTTATTCGCACTCAGAAGTGGGGGATGTTCAGAAACTATCGACTTGAACTCCTTAACAACACCTTTGAATCATTGGATATTAACCGTTCTTTCCATCTTTTCGAATCGGGTGCACGAGCGTTTGCTACCGAGATAATTATCCAAGGAAATACGATCTCAGATGTCAGCGGCAATCTCCTCGTACTCGACAAGGAAATTGATGACCTCGGTATCTACAACGCCGAATACGTCACCATTACCGACAATACGCTTTCAAATGTAAAGGGATCGCTCATCTCACTTTATCGCGGTGGGAGAGATGAAAGCACTTTCGGCCCCCACTTCTTGCTCGCCAATAACAACATCGATAATGTCGGTTCAAGCGAAGCCCTAGTCTATCTTCACGGGGTTCAGGTGACATCCATCAAAGAAAATAGCTTCAAGAATAGCGGACCGATAGTCATTGAGCATACCGTCGGGGAGCCGATTAGCCGAATTGAATCAAATTGCTTCCAGAGCACCGGCGAAATCTCAGTGGTAGAGCTCGTTGCTCCCGGCAACCATACCGCGCATTTAGACAATCCATCCTGCTAA